From a region of the Spelaeicoccus albus genome:
- a CDS encoding ABC transporter permease, translating into MRLASFDILSPSIPLGDWVSDFIDWLQTAIPLVFDFVQIVLDGAYNGLNFILATPSYIYIIIAFTIIAYFVRGWKFALFTLIGFYLIRSFDVWEHTMNSLALVILAVVIAVIISVPIGIWASKSEAVSNTIKPVLDLMQTLSPLVYLVPVLVIFGVGVTPGAIATIVFALAPGVRFTELGIRQVDPEVVEAGKSFGSTPSGILWKIQIPLAMPTIMAGINQVIMLSLSMVVIAGMAGAPGLGADVTNGLQTLNVPLGVNAGLAVVIIAIFLDRLSAAFSARSKVAKAKKVKA; encoded by the coding sequence ATGCGATTGGCAAGCTTTGACATTCTCTCGCCGTCGATTCCGCTCGGCGACTGGGTCTCCGACTTCATCGACTGGCTGCAGACGGCGATCCCGCTCGTTTTCGATTTCGTCCAGATCGTACTGGACGGTGCCTACAACGGGCTGAACTTCATCCTGGCCACACCGAGTTACATCTACATCATCATCGCGTTCACGATCATCGCGTACTTCGTGCGGGGGTGGAAGTTCGCACTCTTCACGCTGATCGGTTTCTATCTGATCCGATCGTTCGACGTGTGGGAACACACGATGAACAGCTTGGCGCTCGTCATCCTGGCAGTCGTCATCGCCGTGATCATTTCGGTTCCCATCGGTATCTGGGCGTCGAAGTCCGAGGCGGTGTCGAACACGATCAAACCGGTCCTCGACCTGATGCAGACGCTTTCGCCGCTGGTCTATCTGGTCCCCGTGCTCGTGATCTTCGGTGTGGGCGTCACCCCGGGCGCGATCGCTACGATCGTGTTCGCGCTGGCGCCGGGCGTCCGTTTCACCGAACTCGGTATCCGGCAGGTGGACCCGGAAGTCGTCGAGGCCGGCAAATCGTTCGGCTCCACGCCATCCGGAATCTTGTGGAAGATCCAGATCCCGTTGGCGATGCCGACCATCATGGCCGGGATCAACCAGGTCATCATGCTGTCGTTGTCGATGGTCGTCATTGCCGGTATGGCGGGCGCACCCGGGCTGGGAGCGGACGTGACGAACGGCCTGCAAACGCTCAACGTTCCACTGGGCGTCAACGCGGGTCTCGCGGTCGTCATCATCGCGATCTTCCTGGACCGGCTCAGCGCCGCGTTCAGCGCACGCTCCAAGGTCGCGAAGGCAAAGAAGGTCAAAGCGTAG
- a CDS encoding glycine betaine ABC transporter substrate-binding protein translates to MKKTKMHSLIGVLAVGMLALSGCGASNSGGGSDDNGGSGSDSGGSNASYMKKYGKCDVTANVKDVSSTKGTGDDKKTDITIGAFNGWPESFATSYLLQNVLEKRGYDVTVKGYDAAALFTGVSKGQIDFVTDVWLPTTHKTYIKKYGDQMEDLGCWYDNAKLAIAVNKKSPAKSIGDLKKMASDYDNRIVGIEPGAGETGVVKDKTIPDYGLQSLKFITSSSPAMLSEIKKTQQDGKNIAVTLWHPHWAYKAYPMRDLKDPKGAMGGAEYIHAFARKDLSKDDPQLAQLVRNFVFPDSKLNTLENLMYGPKHANSKETKFPAMVKQWLSNNPDFPKQLAKGTLK, encoded by the coding sequence ATGAAAAAGACGAAAATGCATTCGCTGATCGGCGTTCTTGCCGTCGGCATGCTGGCCCTCTCCGGCTGCGGCGCGAGCAACTCGGGCGGAGGCAGCGACGACAATGGCGGCTCGGGCAGTGACTCGGGCGGCAGCAACGCCAGCTATATGAAGAAGTACGGCAAGTGCGACGTGACGGCCAACGTCAAGGACGTGTCGTCGACGAAGGGCACGGGCGACGACAAGAAGACCGACATCACGATCGGCGCCTTCAACGGCTGGCCCGAGTCGTTCGCCACGTCATATCTGCTCCAGAACGTGCTGGAAAAGCGCGGCTACGACGTGACGGTCAAGGGCTATGACGCTGCAGCCCTCTTCACCGGCGTGTCCAAGGGACAGATCGACTTCGTCACCGACGTCTGGCTGCCGACCACGCACAAGACGTACATCAAGAAGTACGGCGATCAGATGGAGGATCTGGGCTGCTGGTACGACAACGCCAAGCTCGCCATCGCAGTGAACAAGAAGTCGCCGGCAAAGTCGATCGGCGACCTCAAGAAAATGGCCTCCGACTACGACAACCGGATCGTCGGCATTGAGCCGGGCGCCGGTGAAACCGGCGTCGTCAAGGACAAGACGATTCCGGACTACGGCTTGCAGAGCCTGAAGTTCATCACGTCGTCCTCGCCGGCGATGCTGTCCGAGATCAAGAAGACCCAGCAAGACGGCAAGAACATCGCCGTGACGCTGTGGCACCCGCACTGGGCGTACAAGGCCTACCCGATGCGCGACCTGAAGGATCCGAAGGGCGCTATGGGCGGAGCCGAGTACATCCACGCGTTCGCGCGGAAGGACCTGTCGAAAGACGATCCGCAGCTGGCGCAGCTCGTCCGCAACTTCGTGTTCCCCGACAGCAAGCTCAACACGTTGGAGAACCTGATGTACGGACCGAAGCATGCCAATAGCAAGGAAACGAAGTTCCCGGCCATGGTCAAGCAGTGGTTGTCCAACAACCCCGACTTCCCGAAGCAGCTTGCCAAGGGCACGCTGAAGTAA
- a CDS encoding group III truncated hemoglobin, whose translation MPELPDLKSRADVARMVRSFYETAMADPMLKGIFERHLDLDEHMPIMTDFWETVLFRAGKYRRNALQVHFDIHVVDPLEWPHFERWLEIWKANVDSLYAGEHAERAKLQATRIGASIHRRLHGRNPSQFETVGTREETT comes from the coding sequence ATGCCCGAATTGCCCGATTTGAAAAGCCGTGCGGATGTCGCGCGCATGGTGCGGTCGTTTTACGAAACGGCGATGGCCGATCCGATGCTGAAGGGCATCTTCGAGCGTCATCTCGACCTTGACGAGCACATGCCGATCATGACCGATTTCTGGGAGACCGTCCTATTTCGAGCGGGCAAGTATCGGCGCAACGCGCTGCAGGTGCATTTCGACATCCACGTGGTCGACCCGCTCGAATGGCCGCATTTCGAACGCTGGCTGGAAATCTGGAAGGCCAACGTCGATTCGCTTTACGCGGGTGAGCACGCCGAGCGGGCCAAACTGCAGGCCACCCGGATCGGGGCATCGATCCATCGGCGTCTGCACGGACGCAATCCCAGCCAATTCGAAACCGTAGGAACCAGGGAGGAAACGACGTGA
- a CDS encoding YdeI/OmpD-associated family protein translates to MSDDPEQAMVFPDAAAWREWLTGHHDSEAALWLVLSKKGGTETELDYPAALDEALCFGWIDGRVRSRDAGSFIQRFTPRTARSAWSERNVRYVQRLTDAGKMAPAGLAAVRAAQDDGRWQKAYAGPASAEVPADLAEAIADNPDAQSTFDSLTSQNRYALIYRLGTVKRQETRRRKIGQFVEMLARGETLHPQKRK, encoded by the coding sequence ATGAGCGACGACCCCGAGCAGGCAATGGTATTTCCGGATGCGGCCGCCTGGCGAGAATGGCTGACCGGGCACCATGACTCGGAAGCGGCGCTGTGGCTCGTCTTGTCGAAGAAGGGCGGCACCGAGACCGAGTTGGATTATCCGGCCGCACTCGACGAGGCACTGTGCTTTGGCTGGATCGACGGTCGCGTGCGCTCGCGGGACGCCGGCAGCTTCATTCAACGATTCACGCCACGAACGGCACGCAGTGCCTGGTCGGAGCGCAACGTTCGTTACGTCCAGCGGCTCACGGACGCCGGCAAAATGGCACCGGCCGGTCTCGCCGCGGTTCGGGCCGCGCAAGACGACGGGCGGTGGCAGAAAGCGTACGCCGGCCCGGCGTCCGCCGAAGTGCCCGCTGATTTAGCCGAAGCGATAGCGGACAATCCGGACGCGCAATCGACGTTCGACTCGCTCACGTCGCAAAACAGGTACGCACTGATCTATCGGTTGGGAACCGTCAAGCGGCAAGAGACCCGGCGGCGCAAAATCGGGCAGTTCGTCGAGATGCTCGCCCGGGGCGAGACTCTCCATCCGCAAAAGCGGAAGTGA
- a CDS encoding TetR/AcrR family transcriptional regulator — MIEHVRHQASARDRVLNALMDIISEHGLDRVTIREVASAAAVSIGTVQYYCRSKEEMLRLAFEHVIHNALVRVEAIPRTGDVRAVLRIALQEFMPLDERRSRETRVYLAFAARALVTPDLSAVQHEIMTHLRRLCADAFRLAQQRGQACTETDAELFAVATVALLDGLNLQLLSDPAGLDTATAVAITDLHLAKHFQVRGWSEA, encoded by the coding sequence ATGATCGAACATGTGAGGCATCAAGCATCCGCGCGGGACCGCGTCTTGAACGCGCTCATGGACATCATTTCCGAGCATGGCCTGGACCGGGTGACCATCCGTGAGGTCGCCTCCGCGGCCGCGGTATCGATCGGCACCGTCCAGTACTACTGCCGTAGCAAGGAAGAGATGCTGCGACTCGCATTCGAACACGTCATCCACAACGCGTTGGTCCGAGTGGAAGCGATTCCGCGCACCGGGGATGTGCGCGCGGTGTTACGTATCGCGCTGCAGGAGTTCATGCCATTGGACGAACGTCGCAGCCGGGAGACCCGGGTCTATCTTGCCTTCGCCGCCCGAGCGCTCGTCACGCCAGACCTCTCCGCAGTACAGCACGAGATCATGACTCACCTCCGGCGGCTTTGCGCCGACGCTTTCCGACTCGCTCAACAACGTGGCCAAGCGTGTACCGAGACCGATGCTGAACTCTTCGCGGTCGCGACCGTGGCCTTGCTCGACGGACTGAATCTGCAGTTGCTCTCCGATCCCGCAGGGCTCGATACCGCCACTGCCGTAGCTATCACCGACCTCCACCTGGCGAAACATTTCCAGGTGCGTGGCTGGAGCGAAGCTTGA
- a CDS encoding PfkB family carbohydrate kinase — protein sequence MVSRGQGDERLAEQTPLVGEPHDPLSKLRSGIPGESFDLALVGNVFYDIVFTGLPHAPEPGSEVHAEGMGSCPGGVANLAVAAARLGLRTTLASSFGEDLYGDFCWETLESGERIDLSSSRRIPAWHSPVTVSVAHSSDRSMITHEHDSPIATDELTAGLPSSRAVFVELEEELPGWARKRAADGALVFGGTGWDSSGTWSADNLDGLSDCHAFLPNSSEAMRCTGKDTPEAALRALSELVPLAVITRGHRGAIAIDSSTGEQAEVEGLVMDAIDPTGAGDVFSAALIVGTLAGWDLVQRLRMANLCAAMSVQYIGGSLSAPGWADVALWYTHMRAVGDRRLREEYEFLGDLIPLEWRPTSDRRSTATLGLRPYPATAKETHS from the coding sequence GTGGTCTCCCGCGGACAAGGTGACGAGCGGCTTGCCGAACAAACGCCGCTCGTCGGGGAACCGCACGATCCGCTGTCCAAGCTGCGAAGCGGGATCCCGGGCGAGTCGTTCGACCTGGCACTCGTCGGCAACGTCTTTTACGACATAGTGTTCACCGGCCTGCCGCACGCTCCCGAGCCCGGCAGCGAAGTGCATGCCGAGGGAATGGGGTCGTGCCCGGGCGGCGTCGCCAACCTGGCCGTCGCCGCCGCGCGGCTCGGCCTGCGTACCACGCTGGCGTCCTCGTTCGGCGAAGATCTGTACGGCGACTTCTGCTGGGAAACCCTTGAATCGGGAGAACGGATCGACTTGTCGTCATCCCGTCGCATTCCCGCCTGGCATTCGCCGGTGACGGTGTCGGTGGCGCATTCGTCCGACCGGTCGATGATCACTCACGAACACGATTCGCCCATCGCGACCGATGAGCTGACGGCCGGGCTGCCGTCGTCACGAGCCGTATTCGTCGAGCTCGAGGAGGAATTGCCCGGCTGGGCCAGGAAACGTGCGGCGGACGGCGCGCTGGTGTTCGGCGGCACCGGCTGGGATTCCTCGGGGACGTGGTCGGCCGACAACCTCGACGGCCTGAGCGATTGCCATGCGTTTTTGCCGAATTCGTCCGAAGCGATGCGCTGCACCGGCAAAGACACCCCCGAGGCGGCATTGCGGGCGCTGTCCGAGCTCGTCCCGCTGGCCGTCATCACCCGGGGGCACCGCGGCGCAATCGCCATCGACTCGTCGACCGGCGAGCAGGCGGAAGTCGAGGGCCTCGTCATGGACGCGATCGATCCGACAGGAGCAGGCGACGTGTTCAGCGCGGCCCTGATCGTCGGCACACTCGCCGGGTGGGACCTCGTCCAGCGGCTTCGCATGGCCAACCTGTGCGCGGCGATGTCGGTGCAATACATCGGCGGATCGCTTTCGGCGCCGGGGTGGGCGGATGTCGCGCTGTGGTACACGCACATGCGGGCCGTAGGGGACAGACGCCTGCGCGAAGAGTACGAATTCCTCGGTGACCTCATCCCGCTAGAATGGCGGCCCACATCGGATCGCCGGTCGACCGCGACACTTGGGCTGCGCCCCTATCCCGCAACTGCAAAGGAGACGCACAGTTGA
- a CDS encoding helix-turn-helix transcriptional regulator, with protein sequence MAPQRTDTPTGRTRTHAALGSERRLTLLDLLRESGEAMDAATLAKATDLHVTTVRFHLDALTDAGLIEATRERAARRGRPRLLFSATSKTEDDDSAGYARLAKVLASHWGDDAPSPAARAENAGRDWAAAQHLTPSGDSDLRTAAERVSTTFNELGFEAEAEDHGSEQRIILHHCPFAAVAREHPEVACAVHLGLLRGVLDSLDAPPSETSLVPFVAPNLCIAHVRAGNPSAAPATRPTSGED encoded by the coding sequence GTGGCACCGCAACGAACCGACACACCGACCGGACGCACCCGGACGCATGCCGCCCTGGGCTCCGAACGGCGGTTGACGCTGCTCGATTTGCTGCGCGAATCCGGCGAGGCCATGGACGCCGCGACCCTGGCCAAGGCGACCGATTTGCACGTGACGACCGTCCGGTTCCATCTCGACGCGCTCACCGATGCCGGCCTGATCGAAGCCACCCGTGAACGCGCCGCCCGTCGCGGCCGTCCGCGTCTGCTCTTTTCAGCGACCAGCAAGACCGAGGACGACGATTCCGCCGGCTACGCGCGCCTGGCCAAGGTGCTGGCCAGCCATTGGGGCGACGACGCTCCCTCCCCCGCCGCCCGGGCCGAAAACGCGGGCCGCGATTGGGCGGCCGCGCAACATCTGACGCCATCCGGCGACTCGGATCTGCGCACCGCCGCCGAGCGCGTGTCGACAACGTTCAACGAGCTTGGATTCGAAGCCGAAGCCGAAGATCACGGCTCCGAACAGCGCATCATTTTGCACCACTGCCCGTTCGCGGCAGTCGCCCGCGAACACCCGGAGGTCGCCTGCGCCGTCCACCTGGGTTTGCTGCGCGGCGTCCTCGACAGTCTTGACGCACCGCCGTCCGAAACGTCGCTGGTCCCGTTTGTCGCGCCCAACTTGTGCATAGCGCACGTGCGAGCCGGTAACCCGAGCGCTGCACCCGCAACCCGTCCGACCTCAGGAGAAGACTAG
- a CDS encoding quaternary amine ABC transporter ATP-binding protein, with amino-acid sequence MDKVRVQNLYKVFGKRESEAVRRLKNGETREDVKNLGTAAVIDASFNVKEGEIFVVMGLSGSGKSTLIRMLNGLWKPSAGDVFIGDTNINKIGAAKLRQVRATELAMVFQHFALLPHRTVRENAGFALEIQGIDSNERLERADHWLKQVGLDGWGDKLPGQLSGGMQQRVGLARALAAETDILLMDEAFSALDPLIRREMQDQLIDLQATLGKTIIFITHDLNEAMHIGARIAVMRDGQIVQIGSAEDVLTDPANDYVAKFVQDVDRARVLTASSIMEQPRATVPFSAGPRGALKVMQDTQISRVIVTRDRKVVGIVSDRAVVRAVREGKTDLEPLVHKDEMTLVSEDDPLTSLFAPSSSSAAPLGVVDANDRLVGIIPRIALLASMANIGPDTGEFPVIADNGELHAGVPVNGGVRSAGNTPDNGGPDDPGPGDTGPAHSAASYDPERSTDDDANEGVK; translated from the coding sequence ATGGATAAGGTTCGTGTCCAAAATCTTTATAAAGTCTTCGGAAAGCGAGAGTCGGAGGCCGTCAGACGCCTGAAGAACGGCGAGACTCGCGAAGATGTGAAAAATCTCGGCACGGCTGCCGTCATCGATGCGAGCTTCAACGTCAAAGAGGGCGAGATCTTCGTCGTCATGGGCCTGTCCGGATCGGGTAAGTCCACGCTGATCCGCATGCTCAACGGCTTGTGGAAGCCGTCGGCCGGCGACGTCTTCATCGGAGACACCAATATCAACAAGATCGGCGCGGCCAAGCTGCGCCAGGTCCGCGCCACGGAGCTGGCGATGGTGTTCCAGCACTTCGCATTGCTGCCGCACCGCACCGTCCGTGAAAATGCCGGATTCGCGCTGGAGATCCAGGGCATCGACAGCAACGAACGACTTGAACGGGCCGATCATTGGCTCAAGCAGGTCGGGCTGGACGGATGGGGCGATAAACTGCCCGGCCAGCTGTCCGGCGGTATGCAGCAGCGCGTCGGGCTGGCCCGTGCGCTGGCAGCCGAGACAGACATCCTGCTGATGGACGAGGCGTTCTCTGCTCTCGACCCGCTGATCCGGCGAGAGATGCAAGATCAGCTCATCGACCTGCAGGCCACCCTGGGCAAGACGATCATCTTCATCACGCACGATCTCAACGAGGCCATGCATATCGGCGCGCGAATTGCGGTGATGCGCGACGGCCAGATCGTTCAAATCGGCTCGGCCGAGGACGTGCTGACCGACCCGGCCAACGACTACGTGGCCAAATTCGTCCAGGATGTCGATCGTGCCCGCGTTTTGACGGCTTCGTCCATCATGGAGCAGCCGCGCGCAACGGTGCCGTTCAGCGCCGGGCCGCGCGGGGCGCTGAAGGTGATGCAGGATACCCAGATCAGCCGGGTCATCGTCACCCGCGACCGCAAGGTCGTCGGGATCGTGTCAGACCGTGCGGTTGTTCGTGCAGTGCGCGAGGGCAAGACCGATCTCGAACCTTTGGTACACAAGGACGAGATGACGTTGGTCAGCGAGGACGATCCGCTGACCAGCCTGTTTGCACCGTCCAGCAGTTCGGCTGCGCCGTTGGGCGTCGTTGATGCCAATGACCGTCTGGTCGGCATCATCCCGAGAATCGCCTTGCTCGCCTCGATGGCGAATATCGGACCCGACACCGGGGAATTCCCCGTGATCGCCGATAACGGCGAGCTGCACGCCGGGGTCCCGGTCAACGGCGGCGTCAGATCGGCCGGAAATACGCCGGACAACGGCGGGCCGGACGATCCGGGCCCCGGTGATACGGGCCCGGCCCACTCGGCAGCTTCGTACGATCCGGAGCGATCAACCGATGACGACGCGAACGAGGGAGTGAAGTAA
- a CDS encoding AEC family transporter encodes MGGVLTGFSIIAFVIAVGYVIERFQICGPRARPVFNRTAFFVTNPALLFTVLAGADLHAAFSTVIRTSLISAVLSAAIFVGVSRLFFRRKAAETTIGALASSYVNANNIGIPVASYVLGDATYVAPVLLLQLIVFAPTALTVLDMTTRASVSLRAILTQPFRNPMIIASAVGVVVSLTGVHLPDPVFEPFKLLGGAAVPLVLMAFGMSLSGSKPLKAGSGRKEILTAAALKSVGMPAIAFVSGHFLFGASGHLLFVMVVLAALPGAQNIYNFADTYSRGQTIARDSILLTTIAAVPVLIVIAAFLA; translated from the coding sequence GTGGGCGGCGTACTAACGGGTTTTTCGATCATCGCCTTCGTCATTGCCGTTGGTTACGTCATCGAGCGCTTTCAGATTTGCGGCCCGCGCGCCCGGCCGGTTTTCAACCGCACGGCCTTTTTCGTCACGAACCCCGCCCTCTTGTTCACGGTGCTGGCCGGGGCCGATCTACACGCGGCGTTCTCCACCGTGATCCGGACGTCGCTGATCAGCGCGGTGCTCTCGGCGGCCATCTTCGTCGGTGTGAGCAGGCTGTTCTTCCGCAGGAAGGCCGCCGAAACGACAATTGGCGCGTTGGCCTCCAGCTACGTCAATGCCAACAATATCGGCATCCCCGTCGCCTCGTACGTCCTTGGCGACGCCACATATGTCGCGCCGGTGCTGTTGCTGCAGCTGATCGTCTTTGCCCCGACGGCCTTGACCGTGCTCGACATGACCACGCGTGCCTCCGTCTCCCTTCGCGCGATCCTGACTCAGCCGTTCCGCAATCCGATGATCATCGCTTCGGCGGTCGGGGTCGTGGTCTCATTGACGGGCGTGCATCTTCCGGATCCCGTTTTCGAACCGTTCAAGCTTCTCGGCGGCGCTGCAGTCCCGTTGGTGCTCATGGCGTTCGGCATGTCGCTCAGCGGGTCCAAACCGCTGAAGGCGGGGTCGGGCCGGAAGGAAATCCTCACTGCTGCGGCACTCAAGTCGGTCGGCATGCCGGCCATTGCGTTTGTGAGCGGGCATTTCCTTTTCGGCGCATCGGGCCACCTCTTGTTCGTCATGGTCGTACTTGCGGCCCTGCCCGGCGCTCAGAACATCTACAATTTCGCCGACACGTATTCCCGCGGCCAGACGATCGCCCGCGACAGCATATTGCTCACCACGATCGCTGCCGTCCCGGTTCTCATCGTGATCGCCGCGTTCCTGGCCTGA
- the ybaK gene encoding Cys-tRNA(Pro) deacylase: MNNNSSASKTHVGTPATRILEQIGVPYEIHAYTHDPAVRSFGAEASAKLGVEPHRVFKTLLIKVDDDLVVAILPVSSQLDLKALASAHGGKKAHLAGVAEAERRTGYVVGGMSPLGQRQTSPTVLDMSALDFQRILISGGRRGLDIELAPNDLVMLTNAHVARIARPD, from the coding sequence TTGAATAACAATTCGTCTGCCAGCAAGACTCACGTCGGCACACCGGCCACGCGCATCCTTGAGCAGATCGGTGTCCCGTACGAGATCCATGCGTACACGCATGACCCTGCAGTGCGCAGTTTCGGCGCCGAAGCATCGGCCAAACTCGGCGTGGAGCCGCACCGCGTGTTCAAAACGTTGCTGATCAAGGTCGATGACGATCTGGTTGTGGCGATTCTGCCGGTGAGTTCGCAGCTGGATTTGAAGGCATTGGCATCAGCGCACGGCGGCAAGAAGGCGCATTTGGCCGGGGTGGCCGAGGCCGAGCGTCGCACCGGCTACGTCGTCGGCGGGATGAGTCCGCTCGGTCAACGGCAAACGTCCCCGACAGTGCTCGACATGTCGGCCTTGGACTTCCAACGAATCCTGATCTCCGGCGGACGACGCGGCCTCGACATCGAGCTGGCCCCCAACGACCTGGTCATGCTCACCAATGCCCATGTGGCCAGGATTGCCCGCCCGGACTGA
- a CDS encoding CoA transferase: MVNRILEEFEREAAARGAAPSVEFADGCVDSGPGAALPSNLPVMELASGASAAAGYAAAMLAAARNRAAPPAVRVDPLSVAAAFRCERLMQVGGAVTEPFADLSGFFRARDGWVRTHGNYPHHRRRLLAALELPSGAGRHDAEARIARLGAADIESAVRDAGGIAVAVRTEHEWRRSEEYTALAGVPMTEVRRLGHAPQRLLSHGMGAPAAGLRVLDLTRVIAGPVAGRTLAWLGAEVLRVDSPGLPELRLQHLATGAGKRSTLLDLRAPEDRCRFDHLVGEADVVLLGYRTAALTRLGLEPGELADRNPGLVIGRLSAWGDAGPRAGERGFDSIVQAASGIAWRESDGEVPGTMPAQALDHASGYLLAAGVLAAVTRQLSEGDSWRVDCRLARTAQWLLESTPQRLAETGPHWDFASRLAGVDTPSGRLEMVRPAVRVAGVPDEFTGCGREWGADPPRWARDE, encoded by the coding sequence ATGGTCAATCGGATCCTCGAGGAATTCGAGCGGGAGGCCGCGGCCCGGGGTGCCGCTCCGTCCGTCGAGTTCGCCGATGGCTGCGTGGATTCCGGGCCCGGAGCGGCGCTGCCGTCGAACTTGCCCGTGATGGAACTGGCGTCCGGCGCTTCGGCTGCGGCAGGGTATGCGGCGGCTATGTTGGCGGCCGCCCGCAACCGGGCGGCCCCTCCGGCCGTCCGCGTGGACCCGTTGTCGGTCGCCGCCGCGTTCCGGTGCGAACGGCTCATGCAAGTGGGCGGGGCCGTGACCGAACCGTTTGCCGACCTGTCCGGCTTCTTCCGCGCCCGCGACGGCTGGGTTCGCACGCACGGGAATTATCCGCATCACCGCCGTCGGCTGCTCGCGGCGCTGGAGCTGCCGTCCGGCGCGGGGCGTCATGACGCCGAGGCGCGAATTGCCCGGCTCGGCGCCGCCGACATCGAATCCGCCGTCCGCGACGCCGGCGGGATCGCCGTAGCGGTCCGCACGGAGCACGAGTGGCGCCGTAGCGAGGAATACACCGCGCTGGCCGGCGTGCCGATGACCGAGGTGCGACGGCTCGGACACGCCCCGCAGAGGCTGCTCTCGCACGGCATGGGCGCTCCGGCGGCCGGACTGCGGGTGCTGGACCTGACGCGCGTCATCGCCGGGCCCGTGGCCGGCCGGACGCTGGCCTGGCTCGGCGCGGAAGTGCTGCGCGTGGACTCGCCCGGGCTGCCCGAATTGCGCCTGCAGCACCTGGCGACCGGCGCCGGCAAACGTTCGACGTTGCTTGACTTGCGCGCCCCCGAGGACCGCTGCCGGTTCGACCACCTGGTGGGCGAGGCGGACGTCGTCCTGTTGGGCTATCGCACTGCCGCGCTGACCCGGTTGGGGCTCGAGCCGGGCGAGCTCGCCGACCGGAATCCCGGGTTGGTGATCGGCAGGCTGAGCGCGTGGGGCGATGCCGGCCCGCGTGCGGGCGAGCGCGGGTTCGATTCGATAGTTCAGGCGGCCAGCGGCATCGCCTGGCGCGAATCGGACGGCGAGGTGCCCGGGACGATGCCGGCACAAGCGCTCGACCACGCCAGCGGATATCTGCTGGCCGCCGGAGTGCTGGCGGCAGTGACCCGGCAATTGTCCGAAGGCGACAGCTGGCGTGTCGACTGCCGGCTGGCGCGCACGGCGCAATGGCTGCTCGAGTCGACGCCGCAACGCCTGGCCGAGACCGGGCCGCACTGGGATTTTGCCTCGCGGTTGGCGGGCGTCGACACGCCGTCCGGACGTCTTGAAATGGTCCGCCCGGCCGTGCGCGTGGCCGGCGTTCCGGACGAGTTCACGGGGTGCGGCCGCGAGTGGGGCGCCGACCCGCCGCGCTGGGCACGGGACGAATAG
- a CDS encoding DUF488 domain-containing protein, with protein sequence MTDAKSRTHTVRLKRAYDEVAKADGFRILVDRIWPRGVSKDKAQIDEWVKEVGPSTDLRKWFGHDPDKFDEFARKYKQELSGSDAWKDLQSLVADHSTVTLVYSAKDEKHNQAVVLKDLLT encoded by the coding sequence GTGACCGACGCGAAGTCACGCACGCACACGGTGCGTCTCAAACGTGCGTACGACGAGGTGGCCAAGGCCGACGGTTTCCGTATTCTTGTCGACCGGATCTGGCCGCGCGGCGTCTCGAAGGACAAGGCGCAGATCGATGAATGGGTCAAAGAGGTCGGCCCCTCGACCGACTTGCGCAAATGGTTTGGGCACGACCCGGACAAGTTCGATGAATTCGCTCGCAAGTACAAGCAAGAGCTTTCCGGAAGCGATGCGTGGAAAGACTTGCAGTCCCTCGTCGCCGATCACTCGACGGTCACTCTCGTCTATAGCGCCAAGGACGAAAAACACAACCAGGCGGTCGTCTTGAAAGACCTGCTGACGTAG